In Streptomyces longhuiensis, the following proteins share a genomic window:
- a CDS encoding PIG-L family deacetylase: protein MADGGEGFPAAPGVHGRRAVLIGGAAVTAATAAALVGHTVTTAPPARTTAPSPASGRPAAQGDHALLLQVLAHPDDDLYFMNPDTNQAVAAGVPLVCVYVTAGEADGVNKIPGRPHPPADKSAYASARHQGLRQSYATQLGLPVFSGWRTEVTTLAGGHQAEVNTLEHRGRRVELVFLDLAMHTPAGHMGAPALWRERGLPLRTVVVDGSPVRRAQMYDYDGLVDVLVALFERYRPTLVHTLDPDPDIQHSDLLTRIRDSEQPGFSDHADHTAVAEFTWAALIRWSQTAADGPPPFAATAFRGYYNHHWPENLPEPVLHAKAADLMPYGAAPDWQCGNPSGCGDYNVGGDRPLTNRKGWVRSTHYRHPGPRIALAQEPDGKLTGYGVLGMRAVRWRETPQGVFGRPTDLGGGPLAPALGSATLRDGRQLLLGLRLAALEGRGGSDLREIVVLEQRAPGGEFGAWTGLGNPETDPVRGRRIGVPVAVTARDGQVHLFVRDADQGISTRVRGLDGRWSPWRGLGGGPVQDGLTAVVGEDGGVHVYAPGRDTVHHWTPEGPTPPIGLPVPADAVAAAGGRLYYRAPASSALTATAGPPIHFPGYGPVTADGPYLLGRDTDGTLQLLHRGRIQRAARDLVTLDGPALRATAHGPVAAGLSPAARPWLWRPDSSTGTGTARKI, encoded by the coding sequence ATAGCCGACGGGGGCGAGGGCTTCCCCGCGGCGCCCGGCGTTCACGGGCGCCGGGCCGTGCTCATCGGGGGCGCCGCCGTCACCGCCGCCACCGCGGCCGCCCTCGTGGGCCACACGGTCACGACCGCGCCCCCGGCCCGCACCACCGCCCCCTCCCCCGCCTCCGGCCGCCCCGCCGCCCAGGGCGATCACGCCCTGCTGCTCCAGGTGCTCGCCCACCCCGACGACGACCTGTACTTCATGAACCCGGACACCAACCAGGCCGTCGCCGCCGGCGTCCCGCTGGTCTGCGTGTACGTCACCGCCGGCGAGGCCGACGGCGTCAACAAGATCCCCGGCCGCCCGCACCCCCCGGCCGACAAGTCCGCGTACGCCTCCGCCCGTCACCAAGGGCTCCGCCAGTCCTACGCGACCCAGCTCGGCCTGCCCGTCTTCAGCGGCTGGCGCACCGAGGTCACCACGCTCGCGGGCGGGCACCAGGCCGAGGTGAACACCCTGGAGCACCGGGGCCGCCGCGTCGAGCTGGTCTTCCTCGACCTCGCGATGCACACCCCGGCGGGCCACATGGGCGCCCCGGCGCTGTGGCGGGAGCGCGGACTGCCGCTGCGTACGGTCGTCGTCGACGGGTCACCGGTGCGCCGGGCACAGATGTACGACTACGACGGCCTCGTCGACGTACTCGTGGCCCTCTTCGAGCGCTACCGGCCCACCCTCGTGCACACGCTCGACCCGGACCCCGACATCCAGCACAGCGATCTGCTGACGCGCATACGCGACAGCGAGCAGCCCGGTTTCTCCGACCACGCCGACCACACGGCCGTGGCCGAGTTCACCTGGGCGGCGCTCATCCGCTGGTCGCAGACCGCGGCGGACGGGCCGCCCCCGTTCGCGGCCACCGCCTTCCGCGGCTACTACAACCACCACTGGCCCGAGAACCTCCCCGAGCCCGTGCTGCACGCCAAGGCCGCCGACCTGATGCCGTACGGCGCGGCCCCGGACTGGCAGTGCGGCAACCCCTCCGGCTGCGGCGACTACAACGTCGGCGGGGACCGCCCCCTCACCAACCGCAAGGGCTGGGTCCGCTCGACGCACTACCGCCACCCGGGCCCACGGATCGCCCTGGCCCAGGAACCGGACGGCAAGCTGACCGGCTATGGCGTGCTCGGCATGCGGGCCGTCCGCTGGCGCGAGACCCCACAAGGGGTCTTCGGCCGGCCCACCGACCTGGGCGGCGGCCCGCTCGCGCCGGCCCTCGGCTCCGCGACCCTGCGCGACGGACGGCAGCTGCTGCTCGGCCTGCGCCTCGCGGCCCTCGAAGGGCGCGGCGGCTCCGACCTGCGCGAGATCGTGGTCCTCGAACAGCGCGCCCCCGGCGGGGAGTTCGGCGCCTGGACCGGTCTCGGCAACCCGGAGACCGATCCCGTGCGCGGCCGCCGCATCGGCGTCCCCGTCGCCGTCACCGCCCGCGACGGGCAGGTCCATCTCTTCGTACGCGACGCGGACCAGGGCATCAGTACCCGGGTACGCGGCCTCGACGGGCGCTGGTCGCCGTGGCGCGGTCTCGGCGGCGGGCCCGTGCAGGACGGTCTGACCGCGGTCGTCGGCGAGGACGGCGGCGTCCATGTGTACGCGCCGGGACGCGACACGGTGCACCACTGGACGCCGGAGGGGCCCACTCCGCCAATCGGGTTGCCGGTACCCGCCGACGCCGTCGCCGCCGCGGGCGGCCGGCTCTACTACCGGGCCCCCGCCTCGTCGGCGCTGACGGCGACGGCCGGGCCCCCGATCCACTTCCCCGGCTACGGCCCCGTGACCGCCGACGGGCCGTACCTCCTCGGCAGGGACACCGACGGCACGCTCCAGCTGCTGCACCGCGGCCGGATCCAGCGGGCCGCGCGTGACCTGGTCACCCTCGACGGACCCGCCCTGCGCGCCACCGCGCACGGTCCCGTGGCCGCGGGCCTCTCCCCCGCGGCCCGGCCGTGGCTGTGGCGCCCGGACAGCTCCACCGGCACGGGGACCGCCCGCAAGATCTGA
- the rpsJ gene encoding 30S ribosomal protein S10, whose amino-acid sequence MAGQKIRIRLKAYDHEVIDSSAKKIVETVTRTGASVAGPVPLPTEKNVYCVIKSPHKYKDSREHFEMRTHKRLIDILDPTPKTVDSLMRLDLPAGVDIEIKL is encoded by the coding sequence ATGGCGGGACAGAAGATCCGCATCCGGCTCAAGGCCTACGACCACGAGGTCATCGACAGCTCGGCGAAGAAGATCGTCGAGACGGTGACCCGCACTGGTGCGTCGGTCGCAGGCCCGGTGCCGCTGCCCACTGAGAAGAACGTGTACTGCGTCATCAAGTCGCCGCACAAGTACAAGGACTCGCGCGAGCACTTCGAGATGCGCACGCACAAGCGCCTGATCGACATCCTCGACCCGACGCCCAAGACCGTTGACTCGCTGATGCGCCTGGACCTTCCGGCCGGCGTTGACATCGAGATCAAGCTCTGA
- the rplC gene encoding 50S ribosomal protein L3, protein MAKQIKGILGEKLGMTQVWDDNNRVVPVTVVKAGPNVVTQVRTNDTDGYESVQIAFGEIDPRKVNKPLKGHFAKADVTPRRHLVEIRTADASEYTLGQELTAEVFEAGVKVDVTGKSKGKGFAGVMKRHNFKGLGAGHGTQRKHRSPGSIGGCATPGRVFKGLRMAGRMGNERVTTQNLTVHAVDAEKGLLLIKGAVPGPNGGLVLVRTAAKGV, encoded by the coding sequence ATGGCTAAGCAGATCAAGGGCATCCTGGGCGAGAAGCTCGGCATGACCCAGGTCTGGGACGACAACAACCGTGTCGTCCCGGTCACCGTGGTCAAGGCCGGTCCGAACGTCGTGACCCAGGTCCGTACGAACGACACTGACGGCTACGAGTCGGTCCAGATCGCCTTCGGCGAGATCGACCCGCGCAAGGTGAACAAGCCCCTCAAGGGCCACTTCGCCAAGGCCGACGTCACCCCCCGCCGCCACCTCGTCGAGATCCGTACCGCTGACGCCAGCGAGTACACCCTCGGCCAGGAGCTCACCGCTGAGGTGTTCGAGGCCGGCGTGAAGGTCGACGTCACCGGCAAGAGCAAGGGCAAGGGCTTCGCCGGTGTCATGAAGCGTCACAACTTCAAGGGCCTCGGCGCCGGTCACGGCACCCAGCGCAAGCACCGCTCCCCCGGTTCCATCGGTGGCTGTGCCACCCCGGGCCGTGTGTTCAAGGGCCTCCGCATGGCGGGCCGTATGGGCAACGAGCGGGTCACCACCCAGAACCTGACCGTTCACGCCGTTGACGCGGAGAAGGGCCTGCTCCTCATCAAGGGCGCAGTTCCCGGTCCGAACGGTGGCCTCGTCCTGGTCCGTACCGCGGCCAAGGGGGTTTGA
- the rplD gene encoding 50S ribosomal protein L4 gives MSTIDILSPAGDKAGTVELPAEIFDVEKISIPLLHQVVVAQLAAARQGTHKTKRRGEVRGGGRKPYRQKGTGRARQGSTRAPQFAGGGVVHGPQPRDYSQRTPKKMKAAALRHALTDRARNARIHVVTGVVEGGVSTKAAKSLLGKISERKNLLLVIDRADEAALLSARNLPQVHILEPGQLNTYDVLVSDDVVFTQAAFESFVSGPKATDTEGSEA, from the coding sequence ATGAGCACCATTGACATCCTTTCGCCGGCAGGCGACAAGGCCGGGACGGTCGAGCTCCCCGCGGAGATCTTCGACGTAGAGAAGATCAGCATCCCGCTTCTCCACCAGGTCGTCGTCGCTCAGCTGGCTGCTGCCCGTCAGGGCACGCACAAGACCAAGCGCCGTGGCGAAGTCCGCGGTGGTGGCCGTAAGCCGTACCGCCAGAAGGGCACCGGCCGCGCGCGCCAGGGTTCGACCCGTGCGCCGCAGTTCGCCGGCGGTGGCGTCGTCCACGGCCCGCAGCCGCGTGACTACTCGCAGCGGACCCCGAAGAAGATGAAGGCCGCGGCCCTGCGCCACGCCCTCACCGACCGGGCCCGCAACGCTCGCATCCACGTCGTCACCGGCGTGGTCGAGGGTGGAGTCTCCACCAAGGCCGCGAAGTCGCTGCTCGGCAAGATCAGTGAGCGCAAGAACCTGCTCCTGGTCATCGACCGTGCCGACGAGGCCGCGCTGCTCTCGGCGCGCAACCTGCCCCAGGTCCACATCCTGGAGCCGGGCCAGCTGAACACGTACGACGTTCTCGTCTCGGACGACGTGGTCTTCACTCAGGCCGCCTTCGAGTCCTTCGTGTCCGGCCCGAAGGCCACTGACACCGAAGGGAGCGAAGCCTGA
- the rplW gene encoding 50S ribosomal protein L23, which yields MATRHPSIAPKAAKAAKAARVAKAKRHEAEGKNTVETPLSKSFTDPRDVLLKPVVSEKSYALLDEGKYTFIVDPRANKTQIKQAVQAVFSVKVTGVNTINRQGKRKRTRTGFGKRADSKRAIVTLAEGDRIDIFGQAS from the coding sequence ATGGCTACGCGTCACCCGAGCATTGCCCCCAAGGCGGCCAAGGCCGCCAAGGCCGCGCGCGTCGCCAAGGCGAAGCGCCACGAGGCCGAGGGCAAGAACACCGTTGAGACGCCGCTGAGCAAGAGCTTCACGGACCCCCGTGACGTCCTCCTCAAGCCGGTCGTCTCCGAGAAGAGCTACGCGCTCCTCGATGAGGGCAAGTACACCTTCATCGTTGACCCGCGTGCCAACAAGACCCAGATCAAGCAGGCCGTCCAGGCGGTCTTCTCGGTCAAGGTCACCGGAGTCAACACGATCAACCGCCAGGGCAAGCGCAAGCGGACCCGCACGGGCTTCGGCAAGCGTGCCGACAGCAAGCGCGCGATCGTGACCCTCGCTGAGGGCGACCGTATCGACATCTTCGGCCAGGCCTCCTAA
- the rplB gene encoding 50S ribosomal protein L2 has product MGIRKYKPTTPGRRGSSVADFVEVTRSTPEKSLVRPLHSKGGRNNAGRVTVRHQGGGHKRAYRVIDFRRHDKDGVPAKVAHIEYDPNRTARIALLHYADGEKRYIVAPRGLSQGDRVENGPGADIKPGNNLALRNIPVGTTIHAIELRPGGGAKFARSAGASVQLLAKEGQMAHLRMPSGEIRLVDVRCRATIGEVGNAEQSNINWGKAGRKRWLGVRPTVRGVAMNPVDHPHGGGEGKTSGGRHPVSPWGQKEGRTRSPKKASNKYIVRRRKTNKKR; this is encoded by the coding sequence ATGGGTATCCGCAAGTACAAGCCGACGACGCCGGGCCGCCGTGGCTCCTCCGTCGCCGACTTCGTCGAGGTCACGCGGTCCACGCCGGAGAAGTCGCTGGTCCGCCCGCTGCACAGCAAGGGCGGCCGTAACAACGCCGGTCGTGTGACCGTTCGCCACCAGGGTGGCGGACACAAGCGCGCCTACCGAGTGATCGACTTCCGTCGTCACGACAAGGACGGCGTGCCGGCGAAGGTCGCGCACATCGAGTACGACCCCAACCGCACCGCGCGCATCGCGCTGCTGCACTACGCCGACGGCGAGAAGCGTTACATCGTCGCTCCGCGTGGCCTGTCGCAGGGTGACCGCGTCGAGAACGGTCCCGGGGCCGACATCAAGCCGGGCAACAACCTGGCGCTCCGCAACATCCCGGTCGGTACCACGATCCACGCGATCGAGCTCCGTCCCGGTGGCGGTGCCAAGTTCGCCCGCTCCGCAGGTGCCTCCGTGCAGCTGCTGGCGAAGGAGGGCCAGATGGCCCACCTGCGCATGCCGTCCGGCGAGATCCGCCTGGTCGACGTTCGCTGCCGCGCCACCATCGGCGAGGTCGGCAACGCCGAGCAGTCGAACATCAACTGGGGCAAGGCCGGCCGCAAGCGCTGGCTCGGCGTTCGTCCGACCGTCCGCGGTGTGGCGATGAACCCGGTTGACCACCCGCACGGTGGTGGTGAGGGCAAGACCTCCGGTGGTCGCCACCCGGTCTCCCCGTGGGGTCAGAAGGAGGGTCGTACTCGTTCGCCGAAGAAGGCTTCGAACAAGTACATCGTCCGCCGCCGCAAGACGAACAAGAAGCGCTAG
- the rpsS gene encoding 30S ribosomal protein S19 produces MPRSLKKGPFVDGHLVKKVDAQNEAGTKNVIKTWSRRSMIIPAMLGHTIAVHNGKTHIPVFVTESMVGHKLGEFSPTRTFRGHVKDDRKSKRR; encoded by the coding sequence ATGCCGCGCAGTCTCAAGAAGGGACCCTTCGTTGACGGCCACCTCGTAAAGAAGGTGGACGCTCAGAACGAAGCCGGTACCAAGAACGTCATCAAGACCTGGTCCCGTCGCTCGATGATCATCCCGGCCATGCTGGGCCACACGATCGCGGTGCACAACGGCAAGACCCACATCCCGGTGTTCGTCACCGAGTCGATGGTCGGCCACAAGCTCGGCGAGTTCTCGCCGACGCGCACCTTCCGGGGTCACGTCAAGGACGACCGGAAGTCGAAGCGCCGCTAA
- the rplV gene encoding 50S ribosomal protein L22, whose product MEARAQARYIRVTPMKARRVVDLIRGMDATEAQAVLRFAPQAASVPVGKVLDSAIANAAHNYDHTDASSLVISEAYVDEGPTLKRFRPRAQGRAYRIRKRTSHITVVVSSKEGTR is encoded by the coding sequence ATGGAAGCCAGGGCCCAGGCGCGGTACATCCGCGTCACGCCCATGAAGGCCCGCCGAGTGGTGGACCTCATCCGTGGCATGGATGCCACGGAGGCTCAGGCGGTCCTGCGTTTCGCCCCGCAGGCCGCGAGCGTGCCGGTTGGCAAGGTGCTGGACAGCGCCATCGCCAACGCTGCACACAACTACGACCACACCGACGCCTCTTCGCTGGTCATCAGCGAGGCGTACGTGGATGAGGGCCCGACCCTGAAGCGGTTCCGTCCGCGTGCTCAGGGCCGTGCCTACCGGATCCGTAAGCGGACCAGCCACATCACCGTGGTCGTCAGCAGCAAGGAAGGAACCCGGTAA
- the rpsC gene encoding 30S ribosomal protein S3, with translation MGQKVNPHGFRLGITTDFKSRWYADKLYKDYVKEDVAIRRMMTSGMERAGISKVEIERTRDRVRVDIHTARPGIVIGRRGAEADRIRGDLEKLTGKQVQLNILEVKNPETDAQLVAQAVAEQLSSRVSFRRAMRKSMQTAMKAGAKGIKIQCGGRLGGAEMSRSEFYREGRVPLHTLRANVDYGFFEAKTTFGRIGVKVWIYKGDVKNIAEVRAENAAARAGNRPARGGGNDRPARGGGRGGERGGRGRKPQQQSAPAAEAPKADAPAAAAPAESTGTEA, from the coding sequence ATGGGCCAGAAGGTAAACCCGCACGGGTTCCGGCTCGGTATCACCACGGACTTCAAGTCCCGTTGGTACGCCGACAAGCTGTACAAGGACTACGTCAAGGAAGACGTAGCCATCCGTCGCATGATGACCTCCGGCATGGAGCGCGCCGGTATCTCGAAGGTTGAGATCGAGCGCACCCGTGACCGCGTGCGTGTGGACATCCACACCGCTCGTCCGGGCATCGTCATCGGCCGCCGTGGCGCCGAGGCCGACCGCATCCGCGGTGACCTCGAGAAGCTCACGGGCAAGCAGGTCCAGCTGAACATCCTCGAGGTCAAGAACCCCGAGACCGACGCTCAGCTGGTTGCTCAGGCCGTTGCCGAGCAGCTGTCCTCCCGCGTCTCCTTCCGTCGCGCCATGCGTAAGAGCATGCAGACGGCGATGAAGGCCGGCGCCAAGGGCATCAAGATCCAGTGTGGTGGCCGTCTCGGCGGCGCCGAGATGTCCCGCTCGGAGTTCTACCGCGAGGGCCGTGTGCCCCTGCACACGCTCCGCGCGAACGTCGACTACGGCTTCTTCGAGGCCAAGACGACCTTCGGCCGTATCGGTGTGAAGGTCTGGATCTACAAGGGCGACGTCAAGAACATCGCGGAGGTCCGCGCCGAGAACGCTGCGGCCCGTGCGGGTAACCGCCCGGCCCGTGGTGGCGGCAACGACCGTCCGGCCCGCGGCGGTGGCCGTGGTGGCGAGCGTGGCGGCCGCGGCCGCAAGCCGCAGCAGCAGTCGGCTCCGGCCGCCGAGGCCCCCAAGGCTGACGCGCCCGCCGCTGCCGCTCCGGCTGAGAGCACCGGAACGGAGGCCTGA
- the rplP gene encoding 50S ribosomal protein L16 — protein MLIPRRVKHRKQHHPKRRGQAKGGTTVAFGEYGIQALTPAYVTNRQIEAARIAMTRHIKRGGKVWINIYPDRPLTKKPAETRMGSGKGSPEWWVANVHPGRVMFELSYPNEKIAREALTRAAHKLPMKCRIVRREAGES, from the coding sequence ATGCTGATCCCCCGTAGGGTCAAGCACCGCAAGCAGCACCACCCCAAGCGCCGCGGTCAGGCCAAGGGTGGTACGACGGTTGCGTTCGGCGAGTACGGCATTCAGGCCCTCACGCCGGCGTACGTGACCAACCGCCAGATCGAGGCGGCTCGTATCGCGATGACCCGCCACATCAAGCGTGGCGGCAAGGTCTGGATCAACATCTACCCGGACCGCCCGCTTACGAAGAAGCCCGCCGAGACCCGCATGGGTTCCGGTAAGGGTTCCCCCGAGTGGTGGGTCGCGAACGTTCACCCGGGTCGGGTGATGTTCGAGCTGTCCTACCCGAACGAGAAGATTGCGCGTGAGGCGCTTACCCGCGCTGCTCACAAGCTTCCGATGAAGTGCCGGATTGTTCGGCGCGAGGCAGGTGAGTCGTGA
- the rpmC gene encoding 50S ribosomal protein L29: protein MSAGTKASELRELGNEELLNKLREAKEELFNLRFQAATGQLENHGRLKAVRKDIARIYTLMRERELGIETVENA, encoded by the coding sequence ATGTCGGCCGGTACCAAGGCGTCCGAGCTGCGCGAACTGGGCAACGAGGAGCTCCTCAACAAGCTCCGCGAGGCCAAGGAAGAGCTGTTCAACCTCCGTTTCCAGGCGGCGACCGGTCAGCTCGAGAACCACGGTCGGCTGAAGGCCGTCCGCAAGGACATCGCGCGGATCTACACCCTCATGCGTGAGCGCGAGCTGGGCATCGAGACGGTGGAGAACGCCTGA
- the rpsQ gene encoding 30S ribosomal protein S17, translated as MSESNVTEETAARGFRKTREGLVVSDKMDKTVVVAVEDRVKHALYGKVIRRTNKLKAHDEQNAAGVGDRVLIMETRPLSATKRWRIVEILEKAK; from the coding sequence ATGAGCGAGAGCAACGTGACTGAAGAGACTGCCGCCCGCGGCTTCCGCAAGACCCGTGAGGGTCTGGTCGTCAGCGACAAGATGGACAAGACCGTCGTCGTCGCTGTCGAGGACCGCGTCAAGCACGCGCTGTACGGCAAGGTCATCCGCCGTACGAACAAGCTCAAGGCGCACGACGAGCAGAACGCTGCCGGCGTCGGCGACCGCGTCCTCATCATGGAGACGCGTCCGCTGTCGGCGACCAAGCGCTGGCGCATCGTCGAGATCCTCGAGAAGGCCAAGTAA
- the rplN gene encoding 50S ribosomal protein L14 — MIQQESRLRVADNTGAKEILTIRVLGGSGRRYAGIGDVIVATVKDAIPGGNVKKGDVVKAVIVRTVKERRRPDGSYIRFDENAAVILKNDGDPRGTRIFGPVGRELREKKFMKIISLAPEVL, encoded by the coding sequence GTGATCCAGCAGGAGTCGCGACTGCGCGTCGCCGACAACACGGGTGCGAAGGAAATTCTCACCATCCGTGTTCTCGGTGGCTCGGGTCGCCGCTACGCGGGCATCGGTGACGTCATCGTCGCCACCGTCAAGGACGCGATCCCCGGCGGCAACGTGAAGAAGGGTGACGTCGTCAAGGCTGTCATCGTTCGCACCGTCAAGGAGCGCCGCCGTCCGGACGGCTCGTACATCCGCTTCGACGAGAACGCCGCCGTCATTCTGAAGAACGACGGCGACCCTCGCGGCACCCGTATCTTCGGCCCGGTGGGCCGTGAGCTGCGCGAGAAGAAGTTCATGAAGATCATCTCGCTCGCGCCGGAGGTGCTGTAA
- the rplX gene encoding 50S ribosomal protein L24, translated as MKIKKGDLVQVITGKDKGKQGKVIAAFPREDRVLVEGVNRVKKHTKAGPTASGSQAGGIVTTEAPVHVSNVQLVVEKDGNKVVTRVGYRFDDEGNKVRVAKRTGEDI; from the coding sequence ATGAAGATCAAGAAGGGCGACCTGGTTCAGGTCATCACCGGTAAGGACAAGGGCAAGCAGGGCAAGGTCATCGCGGCCTTCCCCCGCGAGGACCGCGTCCTGGTCGAGGGTGTCAACCGGGTCAAGAAGCACACCAAGGCCGGCCCCACCGCCAGCGGTTCGCAGGCCGGTGGCATCGTCACGACCGAGGCCCCTGTCCACGTGAGCAACGTTCAGCTCGTGGTGGAGAAGGACGGTAACAAGGTCGTCACGCGTGTCGGTTACCGCTTCGACGACGAGGGCAACAAGGTTCGCGTTGCCAAGCGGACGGGTGAGGACATCTGA
- the rplE gene encoding 50S ribosomal protein L5 yields the protein MATTTTPRLKTKYREEIAGKLQEEFSYENVMQTPGLVKIVVNMGVGDAARDSKLMDGAVRDLTTITGQKPAITKARKSIAQFKLREGQPIGAHVTLRGDRMWEFLDRTLSLALPRIRDFRGLSPKQFDGRGNYTFGLTEQVMFHEIDQDKIDRVRGMDITVVTTATNDDEGRALLRHLGFPFKEA from the coding sequence ATGGCTACCACCACGACTCCGCGTCTCAAGACGAAGTACCGCGAGGAGATCGCGGGCAAGCTGCAGGAAGAGTTCTCCTACGAGAACGTCATGCAGACCCCGGGCCTCGTCAAGATTGTGGTCAACATGGGTGTCGGCGACGCCGCCCGTGACTCCAAGCTCATGGACGGTGCCGTCCGTGACCTGACCACGATCACCGGTCAGAAGCCGGCCATCACCAAGGCCCGCAAGTCCATCGCGCAGTTCAAGCTGCGTGAGGGTCAGCCGATCGGTGCCCACGTCACGCTCCGTGGCGACCGCATGTGGGAGTTCCTGGACCGCACCCTGTCGCTCGCGCTTCCGCGCATCCGCGACTTCCGTGGTCTGTCTCCCAAGCAGTTCGACGGCCGTGGCAACTACACCTTCGGTCTCACGGAGCAGGTCATGTTCCACGAGATCGACCAGGACAAGATCGACCGCGTCCGGGGTATGGACATCACCGTGGTCACCACGGCGACCAACGACGATGAGGGCCGTGCGCTCCTCCGTCACCTCGGCTTCCCCTTCAAGGAGGCGTAA
- a CDS encoding type Z 30S ribosomal protein S14 encodes MAKKALIAKAARKPKFGVRGYTRCQRCGRPHSVYRKFGLCRVCLREMAHRGELPGVTKSSW; translated from the coding sequence ATGGCGAAGAAGGCTCTTATTGCCAAGGCTGCTCGTAAGCCGAAGTTCGGTGTGCGTGGCTACACCCGCTGCCAGCGCTGCGGCCGTCCGCACTCCGTGTACCGCAAGTTCGGCCTGTGCCGCGTGTGCCTTCGTGAGATGGCTCACCGTGGCGAGCTGCCGGGCGTGACCAAGAGCTCCTGGTAA
- the rpsH gene encoding 30S ribosomal protein S8, with protein sequence MTMTDPIADMLTRLRNANSAYHDTVAMPHSKIKSHIAEILQQEGFITGWKTEDAEVGKNLVLELKFGPNRERSIAGIKRISKPGLRVYAKSTNLPKVLGGLGVAIISTSHGLLTGQQAGKKGVGGEVLAYVW encoded by the coding sequence ATGACCATGACTGATCCGATCGCGGACATGCTGACTCGTCTGCGTAACGCGAACTCGGCGTACCACGACACCGTGGCGATGCCGCACAGCAAGATCAAGTCTCACATCGCGGAGATCCTCCAGCAGGAGGGCTTCATCACGGGCTGGAAGACCGAGGACGCCGAGGTCGGCAAGAACCTCGTCCTCGAGCTCAAGTTCGGCCCGAACCGTGAGCGCTCCATCGCGGGCATCAAGCGGATCTCCAAGCCCGGTCTCCGGGTTTACGCGAAGTCCACCAACCTGCCCAAGGTCCTCGGCGGCCTCGGCGTGGCGATCATCTCCACGTCGCACGGTCTTCTGACCGGCCAGCAGGCAGGCAAGAAGGGCGTAGGTGGGGAAGTCCTCGCCTACGTCTGGTAG
- the rplF gene encoding 50S ribosomal protein L6, producing MSRIGKLPIAVPAGVDVTIDGRTVSVKGPKGSLSHTIVAPIVITKGEDGVLNVARPNDERQNKALHGLSRTLVANMITGVTQGYVKKLEISGVGYRVLAKGSNLEFSLGYSHPILIEAPEGISFKVESPTKFSVEGIDKQKVGEVAANIRKLRKPDPYKAKGVKYEGEVIRRKVGKAGK from the coding sequence ATGTCGCGTATTGGCAAGCTCCCCATCGCGGTTCCCGCCGGCGTGGACGTCACCATCGACGGTCGTACGGTCTCGGTTAAGGGCCCCAAGGGTTCCCTCAGCCACACGATCGTCGCTCCGATCGTCATCACGAAGGGCGAGGACGGCGTGCTGAACGTCGCCCGCCCCAATGATGAGCGTCAGAACAAGGCTCTGCACGGCCTGTCCCGCACGCTGGTGGCCAACATGATCACCGGCGTGACCCAGGGTTACGTGAAGAAGCTCGAGATCAGCGGTGTCGGTTACCGCGTCCTGGCGAAGGGCTCCAACCTGGAGTTCTCGCTCGGCTACAGCCACCCGATCCTGATCGAGGCGCCCGAGGGCATCTCCTTCAAGGTCGAGTCGCCGACCAAGTTCTCGGTCGAGGGCATCGACAAGCAGAAGGTCGGCGAGGTTGCGGCCAACATCCGCAAGCTGCGCAAGCCCGACCCGTACAAGGCCAAGGGCGTCAAGTACGAAGGCGAAGTCATCCGCCGCAAGGTCGGAAAGGCGGGTAAGTAA
- the rplR gene encoding 50S ribosomal protein L18 yields MAYGVKIAKGDAYKRAAIKRRHIRIRKHVSGTAERPRLVVTRSNRHIVAQVIDDVKGHTLASASTLDTSIRGAEADKSAQAGKVGALVAERAKAAGVEAVVFDRGGNQYAGRIAALADAAREAGLKF; encoded by the coding sequence ATGGCATACGGTGTCAAGATTGCTAAGGGCGACGCTTACAAGCGTGCTGCCATCAAGCGCCGTCACATTCGTATCCGTAAGCATGTTTCGGGTACGGCCGAGCGTCCGCGCCTGGTCGTGACGCGTTCGAACCGCCACATCGTGGCCCAGGTCATCGACGACGTTAAGGGTCACACCCTCGCGTCGGCGTCGACCCTGGACACCTCGATCCGTGGTGCCGAGGCCGACAAGTCCGCGCAGGCCGGCAAGGTCGGCGCCCTGGTCGCCGAGCGCGCCAAGGCCGCGGGCGTCGAGGCTGTCGTGTTCGACCGTGGTGGTAACCAGTACGCCGGGCGCATCGCCGCTCTGGCGGACGCCGCCCGCGAAGCCGGTCTGAAGTTCTGA